A genomic region of Arachis stenosperma cultivar V10309 chromosome 9, arast.V10309.gnm1.PFL2, whole genome shotgun sequence contains the following coding sequences:
- the LOC130948453 gene encoding UV-B-induced protein At3g17800, chloroplastic-like, giving the protein MENCVYNHLHRTILTLPTPLSSSSSSSSVRFFANTAATRPLVGVSLGGGGGGGPLSLRRRRLVVKASAGATPCEYSSLNSPLEPRSTVGKFLSGVLQNHRQLFHVAVGEELKLLADDRDAALARMVIGSGSDEALLHRRIAQLKENQCQIAVEDIMYLLIFYKFSEIRVPLVPKLSSCLYNGRLEILPSKDWELESIHSLEVLDMIKEHITSVTGLRANSSVTECWATTKVRKFLLARVYVASVLYGYFLKSVSLRYHLERNLSLANPDLHLGLRNTLPFIDMFPSGFKDTIFGSLSSLQSIGQGITKEEEDIEDLKCYVTGFHPGSLQRCAKLRSKEAVNLIGSYSCALFNNEESGLVESDDVILTSFSSLKRLVLEAVAFGSFLWETEDYIDNVYKLMDD; this is encoded by the exons ATGGAAAATTGCGTCTATAACCACCTTCACCGTACAATTCTCACTCTTCCAACACCACTCTCGTCGTCGTCATCGTCATCATCGGTGAGATTCTTCGCCAACACAGCAGCAACAAGGCCTCTTGTTGGAGTTTCTCTCGGCGGTGGCGGTGGCGGTGGTCCTTTGTCGTTGAGGCGGCGGAGATTGGTGGTGAAGGCGAGTGCCGGGGCCACTCCTTGCGAGTACAGCAGCTTGAACTCGCCGCTGGAGCCGCGGTCCACGGTTGGGAAGTTCTTGAGTGGCGTCCTGCAGAACCACCGGCAGCTGTTCCATGTGGCGGTTGGAGAAGAGCTCAAGCTCTTGGCCGATGACCGTGATGCTGCGCTGGCTCGCATGGTCATCGGTTCCGGTTCCGATGAGGCCTTGCTTCACAG GAGGATTGCGCAGCTAAAAGAAAATCAATGTCAAATTGCGGTAGAAGATATTATGTACTTATTGATCTTTTACAAGTTTTCCGAGATCAGGGTCCCTTTGGTTCCAAAGCTTTCTAGTTGCCTTTACAATGGCAGGCTAGAGATATTGCCTTCTAAGGACTGGGAACTAGAGTCTATTCACAGCTTGGAAGTTTTGGATATGATAAAGGAACACATAACTTCCGTAACTGGCTTGAGAGCAAATTCTAGTGTTACCGAGTGTTGGGCCACTACCAAAGTCAGAAAATTCTTACTTGCCAGAGTTTATGTTGCTTCTGTATTATACGGTTACTTTTTGAAGTCGGTTTCATTGAGGTACCATCTAGAACGAAATCTATCGTTAGCTAACCCTGATCTTCATCTTGGTCTTAGGAATACCCTCCCGTTTATTGACATGTTCCCTAGTGGTTTTAAAGACACCATCTTTGGTAGCTTGAGTAGCCTGCAATCCATAGGACAAGGGATAACTAAGGAGGAAGAGGATATTGAAGACTTGAAATGCTACGTAACTGGATTTCACCCTGGTTCATTGCAGCGATGTGCGAAACTTAGATCCAAAGAGGCTGTGAATTTGATAGGAAGCTATAGTTGTGCACTTTTTAACAATGAGGAATCTGGTTTGGTTGAGAGTGATGATGTTATTTTGACCTCATTCTCAAGCCTCAAGAGGCTGGTATTGGAAGCTGTTGCCTTTGGATCTTTCCTTTGGGAGACGGAAGATTATATCGATAATGTATATAAGCTTATGGATGATTAA